The following proteins are encoded in a genomic region of Phycisphaera sp.:
- the nrdR gene encoding transcriptional regulator NrdR, with protein MICPFCSHNDDRVIDSRPAESGRTIRRRRVCNRCDRRFTTYERVEQQARLVVVKRDGSRVPFDPDNILRGIQAACGKRPVPEADKVGLAEAVEEELHQTYEREVDSSVVGELVMARLREVDEVAYIRFASEYHQFMSATELQKELDMLKTRPKAVKDQRALFGGEVEDGKAAGAGERP; from the coding sequence GTGATCTGCCCCTTTTGCAGCCACAACGACGACCGGGTCATCGACTCGCGCCCGGCCGAGAGCGGGCGGACCATTCGCCGCCGCCGGGTGTGCAACCGCTGCGATCGCCGATTCACGACCTACGAGAGAGTGGAACAGCAAGCCCGCCTGGTCGTCGTCAAGCGCGATGGCAGCCGCGTGCCCTTCGACCCCGACAACATCCTTCGGGGCATCCAGGCCGCCTGCGGCAAGCGGCCCGTGCCCGAGGCCGACAAGGTGGGGCTGGCCGAGGCCGTCGAGGAAGAGCTCCACCAGACCTATGAGCGCGAGGTCGATTCGAGCGTGGTGGGGGAGCTGGTCATGGCCCGCCTCCGCGAGGTCGACGAGGTGGCCTACATCCGCTTCGCCAGCGAGTACCACCAGTTCATGAGCGCCACCGAGCTCCAGAAAGAACTTGATATGCTCAAGACCCGCCCCAAGGCAGTCAAGGACCAGCGGGCGCTCTTTGGTGGAGAGGTCGAGGATGGCAAGGCCGCCGGTGCCGGCGAGCGCCCGTAG
- the ffh gene encoding signal recognition particle protein, whose protein sequence is MLERLTEGFQSALRNLSGQGSISEKNVRDAMAQVRESLLEADVALEVVEKLCDNVVQDALGQKVTESVKPGEEMIKIVHDRLVELLGGEPGKASDPGIHTVSPGPTVIMMCGLQGSGKTTTCGKIAAWLRKKDLSSTLVAADLQRPAAVEQLETVASQAGALPGSASVQFHGELDQIGAYGERVGVAVDVCKRGLKQAKANGSDVAVLDTAGRLHVNDELMGELKKVKAACNPHYIFLVVDSMTGQDAVRSAKAFHDQLGIDGVILTKFDSDTRGGAALSVREVTGAPVRFVGTGEGLEALEPFHPERFAGRILGMGDVVSLVERAQEEVSEEEAEKLQNKMMRGEMGMDDFLKQLKTIRKLGPMKQVLGMLPGVGSMLKDVNIDDKELDRVEAQIQSMTVEERKKPKLIDNSRKRRIARGAGVDQPTVNKLVKQFNTINQLTKGMADMSARSKMSTMSHMAAGAGGQSGAADMMPSIPRRKGTKGGKPKGFKQRKKRK, encoded by the coding sequence ATGCTCGAACGACTCACCGAAGGCTTCCAATCCGCCCTCCGCAACCTCAGCGGCCAGGGCTCGATCTCCGAGAAGAACGTCCGCGACGCCATGGCCCAGGTCCGCGAGAGCCTGCTCGAAGCCGACGTCGCCCTCGAGGTCGTCGAGAAGCTCTGCGACAACGTTGTGCAGGACGCCCTGGGCCAGAAGGTCACCGAATCCGTCAAGCCCGGCGAGGAGATGATCAAGATCGTCCACGATCGCCTCGTCGAGCTCCTCGGCGGCGAGCCGGGCAAGGCGTCCGACCCGGGCATCCACACCGTGTCGCCCGGGCCCACCGTCATCATGATGTGCGGCCTGCAAGGCAGCGGCAAGACCACCACCTGCGGCAAGATCGCCGCGTGGCTGCGCAAGAAGGACCTCTCCAGCACCCTCGTCGCCGCCGACCTGCAGCGCCCCGCCGCCGTTGAGCAGCTCGAGACCGTCGCCTCGCAAGCCGGCGCACTCCCCGGCAGCGCCTCCGTGCAATTCCACGGCGAGCTCGACCAGATCGGTGCCTACGGCGAGCGCGTGGGCGTGGCCGTCGACGTCTGCAAGCGCGGCCTCAAGCAGGCCAAGGCCAACGGCAGCGACGTGGCCGTCCTCGACACCGCCGGCCGACTGCACGTCAACGACGAGCTCATGGGCGAGCTCAAGAAGGTCAAGGCCGCCTGCAACCCGCACTACATATTCCTGGTCGTCGATTCCATGACCGGCCAGGACGCCGTGCGAAGCGCCAAGGCCTTCCACGACCAGCTCGGCATCGACGGCGTCATCCTCACCAAGTTCGACAGCGACACACGCGGCGGCGCGGCCCTCAGCGTCCGTGAGGTCACCGGCGCCCCCGTCCGCTTCGTCGGCACGGGCGAGGGCCTCGAGGCCCTCGAGCCCTTCCACCCCGAGCGATTCGCCGGCCGCATCCTGGGCATGGGCGACGTCGTCAGCCTCGTCGAGCGCGCCCAGGAAGAGGTCTCCGAGGAAGAAGCCGAGAAGCTTCAGAACAAGATGATGCGCGGCGAGATGGGCATGGACGACTTCCTCAAGCAGCTCAAGACCATCCGCAAGCTCGGCCCCATGAAACAAGTCCTCGGCATGCTCCCGGGCGTCGGCTCGATGCTCAAGGACGTCAACATCGACGACAAGGAGCTCGACCGCGTCGAGGCCCAGATCCAATCGATGACCGTCGAGGAGCGCAAGAAGCCCAAGCTCATCGACAACTCCCGCAAGCGCCGCATCGCCCGGGGCGCGGGCGTCGACCAGCCAACAGTCAACAAGCTCGTCAAGCAGTTCAACACCATCAACCAGCTCACCAAGGGCATGGCCGACATGAGCGCCCGAAGCAAGATGAGCACCATGAGCCACATGGCCGCCGGCGCGGGCGGCCAATCGGGCGCGGCCGACATGATGCCAAGCATCCCCCGCCGCAAGGGCACCAAGGGCGGCAAGCCCAAGGGCTTCAAGCAACGTAAGAAGCGCAAATAG
- a CDS encoding Ppx/GppA family phosphatase — MDTAPTTGPDASPATDRPLRLAAIDVGSNSIRLLIAERDDEGGYRVLDEEKVSPRLGHALTETGMIAPDRLEEAIGAVERMKQIAIGYGVAEVRVIATSAVREASNGHEFVAGVQRLSNLRTEVIGHEDEGRLAHKSVAAAFDVRRLSFAVADIGGGSTEVVFSRGGAVEKVVGLKLGAVRVADMFGGRNASDPETFDQMRQYLKGAIEAAVGKMPLKPKTLFGTGGTYSALASMQQARDGAATESVQGHRMGRDRVARILERTRAALHKGSNVHGLNKDRYDIILPGAAIVEALMDTLGVEELVVHDRGIRDGLMLSMLESHSDHSVAGYGVKNHSSATGTTATTTTATRMTLGSRAEAVRRFARKCRYHEAHSEHVTQLALEIFDQLAEQLPGVATQLAERHPGHPLAVDHQTAMDAEGRGVLEAAGVLHDIGYLVNHSSHHKHSYYIIANGELDGFSPRERELIANVARYHRRSHPKGSHQPYKALDSHDRTIVRRLAGILRVADGLDRTHTQVVDRVSVRVEPSDGSEHPSTPTSTAVFTVESPSDVSTNIWGAERKSELFSLAFGVGCVFDVGGVAMGNGQ, encoded by the coding sequence ATGGACACCGCCCCCACCACCGGCCCTGACGCTTCGCCTGCCACCGACCGCCCGCTGCGCCTGGCGGCGATCGATGTGGGCTCCAACTCGATCCGCCTGCTCATCGCCGAGCGCGACGACGAGGGCGGGTACCGCGTGCTGGACGAGGAGAAGGTGAGCCCCCGGCTGGGCCACGCCCTGACTGAGACGGGCATGATCGCGCCCGATCGGCTGGAAGAGGCCATCGGCGCGGTGGAGCGGATGAAGCAGATCGCCATCGGGTATGGCGTGGCCGAGGTGCGGGTGATCGCGACCAGTGCCGTGCGTGAGGCCAGCAACGGGCACGAGTTTGTGGCGGGCGTGCAGCGGCTGAGCAACCTGCGCACCGAGGTCATCGGACACGAGGACGAGGGGCGGCTGGCCCACAAGAGCGTGGCGGCGGCCTTCGACGTGCGCAGGCTGTCGTTCGCAGTGGCCGACATCGGGGGCGGCTCGACCGAGGTGGTGTTCAGCCGAGGCGGCGCGGTCGAGAAGGTCGTCGGCCTCAAGCTGGGCGCGGTGCGCGTGGCGGACATGTTTGGCGGTCGGAACGCCAGCGACCCCGAGACCTTCGATCAGATGCGGCAGTATCTCAAGGGCGCCATCGAAGCCGCCGTCGGCAAGATGCCGCTGAAACCGAAGACCCTCTTCGGCACCGGCGGCACGTACAGCGCCCTCGCGTCGATGCAGCAGGCCCGCGACGGCGCGGCCACCGAGAGCGTGCAGGGCCACCGGATGGGCCGCGACCGGGTCGCCCGCATCCTCGAACGCACCCGGGCCGCGCTGCACAAGGGCTCGAACGTCCACGGCCTGAACAAGGACCGCTACGACATCATCCTGCCCGGCGCGGCGATCGTCGAGGCGCTGATGGACACGCTGGGGGTCGAAGAGCTCGTCGTGCACGACCGCGGCATCCGCGACGGCCTCATGCTCTCCATGCTCGAATCCCACTCCGACCACTCCGTGGCGGGGTATGGGGTCAAGAACCATTCGAGCGCCACCGGCACCACCGCCACGACGACCACCGCCACGCGCATGACGCTGGGCAGCCGGGCCGAGGCCGTCCGCCGGTTCGCGCGCAAGTGCCGCTACCACGAGGCGCACAGCGAGCACGTGACCCAGCTCGCCCTGGAGATCTTCGACCAGCTCGCCGAGCAGCTGCCCGGCGTCGCCACGCAACTCGCCGAGCGGCACCCCGGCCACCCGCTGGCGGTGGACCACCAGACGGCGATGGACGCCGAGGGCCGGGGTGTGCTCGAGGCGGCCGGGGTGCTGCACGACATCGGCTACCTGGTGAACCACTCGAGCCACCACAAGCACAGCTATTACATCATCGCCAACGGCGAGCTGGACGGCTTCTCACCGCGCGAGCGGGAGCTGATCGCCAACGTCGCGCGCTACCACCGGCGCAGCCACCCCAAGGGCAGCCACCAGCCCTACAAGGCCCTGGACAGCCACGACCGCACCATCGTGCGCCGGCTGGCGGGCATCCTGCGGGTTGCCGACGGGCTGGACCGCACGCACACGCAGGTGGTGGATCGTGTGTCGGTCAGGGTCGAGCCCAGCGACGGCAGCGAACACCCGAGCACCCCCACGAGCACCGCCGTCTTCACGGTCGAGTCGCCGTCGGACGTGTCGACGAACATCTGGGGGGCGGAGCGCAAGAGCGAGCTGTTCTCGTTGGCGTTCGGGGTGGGGTGCGTGTTCGATGTGGGGGGCGTGGCAATGGGCAATGGGCAATAG
- a CDS encoding NAD(P)H-dependent oxidoreductase subunit E → MAWIPKPSATTEIERRTEPYLTQAMQDELSQRYLPRFETTLAALLPALHMIQHEYHWVPPQAMEEIAGFLDLSPADVMDTASFYEEYALAPRGRHVVGVCRSIACEFCGQPEVTQAIKEALDIDVGESTDDDKLCLIELECLGSCGTAPVALIDEQLHEQLTPERAAELVRQVRASDSVPAGTGREGLSPEAVSIVD, encoded by the coding sequence ATGGCGTGGATCCCCAAGCCCTCGGCGACGACCGAGATCGAGCGGCGCACCGAGCCCTACCTCACCCAGGCCATGCAGGACGAGCTCTCGCAGCGGTACCTGCCCCGCTTCGAGACCACCCTGGCCGCCCTGCTGCCCGCCTTGCACATGATCCAGCACGAGTACCACTGGGTGCCGCCCCAGGCGATGGAAGAGATCGCGGGATTCCTCGACCTCTCGCCGGCCGACGTCATGGACACGGCCAGCTTCTACGAGGAATACGCCCTGGCCCCCCGAGGCCGCCACGTCGTAGGCGTCTGCCGGTCGATCGCCTGCGAGTTCTGCGGCCAGCCCGAGGTGACCCAAGCCATCAAGGAAGCCCTGGACATCGACGTGGGCGAGAGCACCGACGACGACAAGCTCTGCCTGATCGAGCTGGAGTGCCTGGGCTCGTGCGGCACCGCCCCGGTGGCCCTCATCGACGAGCAACTCCACGAGCAGCTCACGCCCGAGCGGGCCGCCGAGCTTGTGCGACAGGTGCGTGCTTCCGACAGCGTACCCGCGGGAACCGGCCGCGAGGGCCTGAGCCCCGAGGCCGTCAGCATCGTCGACTAA
- the metF gene encoding methylenetetrahydrofolate reductase [NAD(P)H], producing the protein MPESSANNTAPATPSEHILDIFKRDGVTASFEFFPPKNAESAESLYTAISELEELKPSFVSVTYGAGGSTRELTRELVLRIRRETALHPMPHMTGVCHTPGEVESMLEGYARAGVRNIMALGGDPPLDGGAPSGRREGEDPFAHFRYGADVVRAIRTYSDTHLGADRAFGIGVGGYPEGHAATPNRLKEMDHLKAKIDAGADFIITQLFFDNHDFYDFRERCDLAGIRVPIVAGIMPITSTKGMGRMAELAAGSRFPAPLLRALRRAGDEPDAVRRVGLHWATEQCRDLLDHKVAGLHLYTLNRSKATREIYRTLGVKDSRALS; encoded by the coding sequence GTGCCCGAGTCCTCTGCCAACAACACCGCTCCCGCCACGCCCAGCGAGCACATCCTGGACATCTTCAAGCGCGACGGCGTCACCGCCAGCTTCGAGTTCTTCCCCCCCAAGAACGCCGAGAGCGCCGAGAGCCTCTACACCGCCATCAGCGAGCTCGAGGAGCTCAAGCCGAGCTTCGTCTCGGTCACCTACGGCGCGGGCGGATCGACGCGAGAGCTGACCCGAGAGCTCGTCCTGCGCATCCGCCGCGAGACCGCCCTTCACCCCATGCCCCACATGACCGGCGTCTGCCACACGCCGGGCGAGGTCGAGTCCATGCTCGAGGGCTACGCCAGAGCCGGCGTGCGCAACATCATGGCCCTGGGAGGCGATCCGCCGCTTGATGGCGGCGCTCCGAGCGGCCGGCGCGAGGGCGAGGACCCCTTCGCCCACTTCCGCTACGGCGCCGACGTCGTCCGCGCCATCCGCACCTACAGCGACACCCACCTGGGCGCCGACCGCGCCTTCGGCATCGGCGTGGGCGGCTACCCCGAGGGCCACGCCGCGACACCGAATCGCCTCAAGGAGATGGACCACCTCAAGGCCAAGATCGACGCCGGGGCCGACTTCATCATCACCCAGCTCTTCTTCGACAACCACGACTTCTACGACTTCCGCGAGCGCTGCGACCTGGCCGGCATCCGCGTGCCCATCGTCGCGGGCATCATGCCCATCACCAGCACCAAGGGCATGGGCCGCATGGCCGAGCTCGCCGCCGGCAGCCGCTTCCCGGCCCCACTCCTGCGCGCCCTGAGACGCGCGGGCGACGAGCCCGACGCCGTCCGCCGCGTCGGCCTGCACTGGGCCACCGAGCAATGCCGCGACCTGCTCGACCACAAGGTCGCCGGCCTGCACCTGTACACGCTCAATCGGTCGAAGGCGACGCGGGAGATCTACCGCACGCTGGGCGTGAAGGACTCACGCGCGCTGTCCTGA
- a CDS encoding DNA-3-methyladenine glycosylase — MLDILSLPADGAARGVLGWTLCRRLEDGVVLRGRIVETEAYAGVADAACHSYEGRRTARNEPMYGPPGTTYLYFTYGMHWCMNIACTARDDPQAVLLRAIEPVEGAARMDALRLRNPKAAKGLAETKLGAGPARLCAAMGLDKSWNGVDLLKKKRSGPDLWLEVGPEPEGVLFGPRIGIDRAGEPWVSAPLRFGVAGSASLSKKFALIPKKCSGIVWSWGESRPLADSGRGGV, encoded by the coding sequence ATGCTGGATATCTTGAGCCTGCCGGCCGACGGGGCGGCCCGGGGCGTGCTTGGGTGGACGCTGTGCCGGCGGCTTGAGGATGGGGTGGTGCTGCGGGGGCGGATCGTCGAGACGGAGGCGTACGCGGGGGTGGCCGACGCGGCGTGCCATTCGTATGAGGGGCGGCGGACGGCCCGGAACGAGCCCATGTATGGGCCGCCGGGGACGACGTACCTGTACTTCACGTATGGCATGCACTGGTGCATGAACATCGCCTGCACGGCCCGGGACGATCCGCAGGCGGTGCTGCTGCGTGCGATCGAGCCGGTGGAGGGCGCGGCGCGGATGGATGCGCTGCGGCTCAGGAATCCGAAGGCGGCCAAGGGGCTGGCCGAAACGAAGCTGGGGGCCGGGCCGGCGCGGCTGTGTGCGGCTATGGGGCTGGACAAGTCTTGGAACGGCGTGGACTTGCTCAAGAAGAAGCGGTCGGGGCCTGATCTGTGGCTCGAGGTTGGGCCCGAGCCGGAGGGGGTGCTGTTTGGGCCTCGCATCGGGATCGACCGGGCGGGCGAACCGTGGGTGAGCGCCCCGCTGCGGTTTGGGGTGGCCGGGAGTGCGAGCCTGAGCAAGAAGTTCGCCTTGATTCCCAAGAAGTGTTCGGGGATTGTGTGGAGTTGGGGGGAATCACGCCCGCTGGCCGATAGTGGGCGCGGTGGCGTGTAG
- the mgtE gene encoding magnesium transporter, which produces MTPPEAEGTSQIAPPDEAVLDNAIDCGDGQGCTEWLDQASTEQTVHAVSALDGDERAKLLSLLTSESAADLVEVMPKVHAAKALEVLGTLDHEKAADIIEEMSSDDRADLIAAIDEAQAQAILGAMPAEVADEVRRLASYEEDSAGGLMLTEYLAFDESMTVRDVLADMEENAERYRDYNIQYSYVVDSDGALQGVIPIRRLLMARRATPVAEIMVPDPVRVAHMMEFDELRGVFDDHDFLAFPVVDEQQRLLGVVERSAVSEAAREDADDMYRASQGIVGGEELRSMPLALRSRRRLAWLSINIVLNIAAASVIAFHQDTLEAVIALAVFLPIISDMSGCSGNQAVAVSMRELTLGVARPRDIFRVLFKEGSVGIINGIILGILIGGVAFLWKGNLALSLVVGSALAANTLIAVCIGGGVPLLLKGFKTDPALASGPILTTVTDMCGFLIVLSLASAMMGYLQ; this is translated from the coding sequence ATGACGCCCCCCGAAGCCGAAGGTACCTCGCAAATCGCGCCCCCCGACGAGGCCGTGCTCGACAACGCGATCGACTGCGGCGACGGCCAGGGCTGCACCGAGTGGCTCGACCAGGCCAGCACCGAGCAGACCGTCCACGCCGTCAGCGCGCTCGACGGTGATGAGCGCGCCAAACTGCTGTCGCTGCTCACCTCCGAGTCCGCGGCGGATCTCGTGGAAGTCATGCCCAAGGTCCACGCGGCCAAAGCGCTCGAAGTGCTGGGCACCCTCGACCACGAGAAGGCCGCCGACATCATCGAGGAGATGTCCAGCGACGACCGAGCCGACCTGATCGCCGCGATCGACGAGGCGCAGGCCCAGGCCATCCTGGGCGCCATGCCCGCCGAGGTCGCCGACGAGGTCCGCCGTCTGGCCAGCTACGAGGAGGATTCCGCCGGCGGCCTGATGCTCACCGAGTACCTGGCCTTCGATGAGTCCATGACCGTCCGCGACGTGCTGGCCGACATGGAAGAGAACGCCGAGCGCTACCGCGATTACAACATCCAGTACTCCTACGTGGTCGACAGCGATGGCGCGCTCCAGGGCGTCATCCCCATCCGCCGCCTGCTCATGGCCCGCCGCGCCACGCCGGTGGCCGAGATCATGGTGCCCGATCCGGTGCGAGTGGCGCACATGATGGAGTTCGACGAGCTCCGCGGCGTGTTCGACGACCACGACTTCCTCGCCTTCCCCGTCGTCGACGAGCAGCAACGATTGCTCGGTGTCGTGGAGCGCAGCGCCGTCAGCGAGGCCGCCCGCGAAGACGCCGACGACATGTACCGCGCCAGCCAGGGTATCGTGGGTGGTGAGGAGCTCCGGTCGATGCCCCTCGCCCTGCGCAGCCGCCGCCGCCTCGCGTGGCTGAGCATCAACATCGTGCTCAACATCGCCGCCGCCAGCGTCATCGCGTTCCACCAGGACACGCTCGAGGCCGTCATCGCCCTGGCGGTGTTCTTACCCATTATTTCTGACATGTCCGGCTGCTCGGGCAACCAGGCCGTCGCCGTCAGCATGCGCGAGCTCACCCTGGGCGTCGCCCGCCCGCGCGACATCTTCCGCGTGCTCTTCAAGGAGGGCAGCGTCGGCATCATCAACGGGATCATCCTGGGCATCCTCATCGGCGGCGTCGCGTTCCTGTGGAAGGGCAACCTGGCCCTCAGCCTCGTCGTGGGGTCGGCCCTGGCCGCCAACACCCTCATCGCCGTGTGCATCGGCGGCGGTGTGCCGTTGCTCCTGAAGGGCTTCAAGACTGATCCCGCCCTGGCCTCCGGCCCGATCCTCACGACCGTCACCGACATGTGCGGCTTCCTGATCGTCCTGAGCCTGGCCAGCGCCATGATGGGCTACCTCCAGTAA
- a CDS encoding AI-2E family transporter encodes MAKADEGPAPEEKDQPPAKQPWYMRHLWQIQPIRDILVFAAVFGVLYLGYVLRTVTVPLLLALLLAYLLEPVVRRLERSKHFTRNGAVSGILVAVVIFVAVPLVLGVGFAVVQAVDIATKTQDGIDRYATVTTYVRSHEGEVVPHFDPDRTPAPRANPPRYELQFYERVDPPPPQAEGETGTPAAGESDDAAADAGAQDSIGADGNPLPGGERVATEASIKASAAFGGLPDVLQPVVYQYLRRTAQTLDEQPADTTTNTVAQLLDWGLNFVRGNTERMTDVVVQGGRTTVVTGLSTLTSIGMLLFGLFLTGFFFYFLSTGYAHVRDFGYEVIPHDHRDRVVHLLTQMDKVVAGFVRGRITIAIIQSIIFTIAYWLIGVPAPLIFGPLVGILSIVPYVALLGIPITIAAMAIDNSGFLAFQQTWWWTLAAPIAVYFAGQAVDDYLLTPSIQGKATNMDVPTILFASLAGGILAGIYGLLLAIPVAACVKILLRELFWPRFNAWLRGEEKDFLPLKR; translated from the coding sequence TTGGCTAAGGCCGACGAGGGCCCGGCCCCCGAAGAGAAGGACCAACCACCCGCGAAGCAGCCGTGGTACATGCGGCATTTGTGGCAGATTCAGCCGATCCGTGACATCCTGGTGTTCGCGGCTGTGTTCGGCGTGCTGTACCTGGGGTACGTGCTTCGGACGGTGACGGTACCGCTGCTGCTGGCGTTGCTGCTGGCGTACTTGCTTGAGCCCGTGGTACGGCGGCTGGAGCGGAGCAAGCACTTCACGCGGAACGGGGCGGTGTCCGGGATCCTGGTTGCCGTCGTCATTTTCGTGGCGGTGCCGCTGGTGCTGGGCGTTGGCTTCGCCGTGGTGCAAGCGGTGGACATCGCGACGAAGACCCAGGACGGGATCGATCGCTATGCCACCGTGACGACCTATGTGCGGAGCCACGAGGGCGAGGTGGTGCCCCACTTCGATCCGGATCGGACGCCCGCGCCGCGCGCGAATCCGCCGCGCTACGAGCTCCAGTTTTATGAGCGTGTTGATCCGCCGCCACCCCAAGCGGAGGGTGAGACCGGAACGCCGGCAGCGGGTGAGAGCGACGATGCGGCTGCCGATGCCGGTGCTCAGGATTCGATTGGTGCCGATGGCAACCCGCTGCCCGGGGGTGAGCGCGTCGCCACGGAGGCGAGCATCAAGGCGTCGGCCGCGTTTGGCGGCCTGCCCGACGTGTTGCAACCGGTGGTGTACCAGTATCTCCGACGGACGGCCCAGACGCTCGACGAGCAGCCGGCGGACACCACGACGAACACGGTGGCGCAACTCCTGGACTGGGGGCTCAACTTCGTTCGCGGCAACACAGAACGCATGACCGACGTGGTGGTGCAGGGCGGGCGAACCACGGTCGTCACGGGTCTGTCGACGCTGACGTCGATCGGCATGCTGCTGTTCGGTTTGTTTCTCACGGGATTCTTCTTCTACTTCCTCTCGACCGGATACGCGCACGTGCGTGACTTCGGGTACGAGGTCATCCCACACGATCACCGCGACCGCGTCGTGCACCTGCTGACGCAGATGGACAAGGTGGTCGCGGGCTTCGTGCGTGGGCGGATCACGATCGCGATCATCCAGTCGATTATCTTTACGATCGCGTACTGGCTGATTGGGGTGCCCGCGCCGCTGATCTTCGGGCCGCTGGTTGGCATCCTGAGCATCGTGCCGTATGTGGCGCTGCTTGGTATCCCGATCACCATCGCGGCGATGGCGATCGACAATAGCGGGTTCCTGGCCTTTCAGCAGACGTGGTGGTGGACGCTGGCGGCTCCGATCGCCGTGTACTTCGCGGGTCAGGCGGTCGACGACTACCTGCTGACGCCTTCGATCCAGGGCAAGGCGACGAACATGGACGTGCCGACGATCCTGTTCGCGTCGCTGGCGGGCGGGATCCTGGCGGGCATCTACGGCTTGCTGCTGGCGATCCCGGTGGCGGCGTGCGTGAAGATCCTGTTGCGCGAACTCTTCTGGCCGAGGTTCAACGCTTGGTTGCGTGGGGAAGAGAAGGATTTTCTACCGCTTAAGCGGTAG
- a CDS encoding inorganic diphosphatase: MIHPWHDVTPGSGNHPLPGHFRAVIEIPKGSHNKYELDKHSGMLKLDRVLSSAVYYPANYGFIPQTLADDDDPLDVLVFSVEEVVPMCLVQARAVGLMSMIDDGQADHKIIAVLESDPIYDDYLSASDFPRHTFKMLKRFLEDYKVLEGKDVEVDEIMPADAAHPIIENALNRYSDERRRGQIPGLHN; the protein is encoded by the coding sequence ATGATCCACCCCTGGCACGACGTTACCCCTGGCTCTGGCAACCACCCCCTGCCCGGGCACTTCCGCGCGGTCATCGAGATCCCCAAGGGGAGCCACAACAAGTACGAGCTTGACAAGCACAGCGGCATGCTGAAGCTCGACCGCGTGCTCTCGAGCGCCGTCTACTACCCGGCCAACTACGGCTTCATCCCCCAGACGCTGGCCGACGACGACGACCCGCTGGACGTCCTGGTGTTCAGTGTTGAGGAAGTCGTGCCGATGTGCCTGGTGCAAGCGCGGGCGGTGGGCCTGATGAGCATGATCGATGATGGGCAGGCCGACCACAAGATCATCGCGGTGCTCGAGAGCGATCCGATCTACGACGACTATCTGAGCGCGAGCGACTTCCCGCGGCACACGTTTAAGATGCTCAAGCGATTTCTTGAGGACTATAAAGTTCTCGAGGGGAAGGACGTGGAGGTCGACGAGATCATGCCCGCCGACGCGGCGCACCCAATCATCGAGAACGCGCTGAATCGGTACAGCGACGAGCGGCGGCGGGGGCAGATCCCCGGGCTGCACAACTAG